One stretch of Fibrobacter sp. DNA includes these proteins:
- a CDS encoding DEAD/DEAH box helicase → MSFLSFGLHESIMQGIYDSGYETPTEIQRKAIPPALQGRDVIGCAPTGTGKTAAFVLPILNRLTQCPDSEKYVHPFALILTPTRELALQIEDSIKTYGTCTPVRTVCVYGGVSLENQVRALRKGCDIVVATPGRLLDHLNRRSVSLRAIDILVLDEADRMFDMGFIHDVRRIISYVPTDRQTLLFSATMSPEIKKLISGIQKKPVLVEIGSPNTPVSTVDQQFYAAARNTKLDLLVHILKKETIETMLVFSRTKHGADRIARRLAQNGVSSAALHADRSQSQRRKALDGFKRRRFKVLVATDIAARGLDIDKISHVVNFDTPAFAEDYIHRIGRTGRAQATGTAVTFVDDEEKKFLKRIEYLTGNKFEVIKYPGFDYPEPEKTESVPLPRNWQAFQRKMRRYRP, encoded by the coding sequence ATGTCATTTTTATCATTCGGCCTGCACGAATCAATTATGCAGGGCATTTACGATTCAGGTTATGAAACCCCCACAGAGATTCAGCGGAAAGCGATCCCCCCTGCTTTACAGGGAAGAGATGTTATCGGTTGTGCCCCGACCGGCACCGGCAAGACCGCAGCCTTTGTACTTCCGATCTTGAACAGGCTGACCCAGTGTCCTGACAGTGAAAAGTATGTTCATCCTTTTGCACTGATCCTCACTCCTACCCGTGAGCTGGCGCTTCAGATAGAGGATTCAATAAAGACTTACGGCACCTGCACTCCAGTGCGTACTGTATGTGTTTACGGAGGAGTCAGTCTGGAAAATCAGGTGCGTGCGTTAAGAAAAGGATGCGACATTGTGGTCGCAACCCCCGGACGTCTTCTGGACCATCTTAACCGAAGAAGTGTGAGCCTGAGAGCAATCGATATTCTTGTGCTTGATGAGGCGGACAGGATGTTTGACATGGGGTTTATCCATGATGTCCGCAGAATTATCAGTTATGTACCGACAGATCGTCAGACACTGCTTTTCTCAGCCACGATGTCTCCGGAGATTAAAAAACTGATTTCCGGTATTCAGAAAAAACCGGTGCTTGTTGAGATCGGTTCACCTAACACTCCGGTTTCCACTGTTGACCAGCAGTTTTATGCTGCCGCCAGGAATACAAAGCTTGACCTGCTTGTTCATATCCTTAAGAAAGAAACAATCGAGACGATGCTTGTCTTTTCCCGCACAAAACATGGCGCAGACAGAATTGCCCGCCGTCTTGCCCAGAACGGGGTCAGCTCCGCGGCTCTTCATGCAGACAGGTCCCAGTCTCAGCGCAGGAAGGCTCTTGATGGTTTTAAAAGACGCCGCTTCAAGGTTCTTGTCGCAACCGATATTGCCGCACGTGGCCTGGACATCGATAAAATTTCTCACGTAGTTAATTTTGACACCCCGGCATTTGCCGAAGACTATATCCACCGCATCGGCCGCACCGGACGAGCGCAGGCAACAGGCACCGCGGTTACATTTGTCGATGATGAGGAGAAGAAATTTCTCAAGAGGATAGAATATCTCACAGGAAATAAGTTTGAGGTAATAAAGTATCCTGGTTTTGACTATCCGGAACCTGAAAAAACCGAATCTGTTCCACTCCCGCGTAACTGGCAGGCTTTTCAGAGGAAAATGAGAAGGTACAGGCCATAG
- a CDS encoding STAS domain-containing protein, which produces MSFSITQETSGHFVISLDMVFSPSEPQFALVQEFIDRIPALHIKRVTLDFSNCKYMDTKAISLIVSMYNETREMRAEIHVVGADDTIKDLMRSIQLDEMVLIK; this is translated from the coding sequence ATGAGTTTTTCAATTACTCAGGAAACAAGTGGGCATTTTGTTATCAGTCTTGATATGGTATTTTCCCCATCAGAACCGCAGTTTGCTTTGGTACAGGAGTTTATTGACAGGATTCCTGCTCTTCATATAAAGAGAGTGACTTTGGATTTTTCTAATTGTAAGTATATGGATACCAAGGCGATCTCTCTGATTGTATCGATGTACAATGAGACAAGGGAGATGAGAGCGGAGATACATGTTGTCGGGGCAGATGATACGATAAAGGATCTGATGCGCTCGATTCAGCTTGATGAGATGGTTTTGATCAAATGA
- the tsaD gene encoding tRNA (adenosine(37)-N6)-threonylcarbamoyltransferase complex transferase subunit TsaD, translating into MITLGIESSCDETSVAILEDQKIVVNHIYSQVEHTSFGGVVPEIASRAHLEKIDRLTLSALKESSLTLRDIDLIAVTDSPGLAGALLVGVSFAMGIHNGWGIPITGVNHLEGHIFSAMLENPQLQFPFLALVVSGGHTAIYKVLDTGDYTCLGQTVDDAAGEAFDKVGKLLGFEYPAGRSIEQEAAVSPEDTGITFPVARVSGGPFDFSFSGLKTAVKYFLAGKDSTFIKENRPAICKAFQKAVIDSLLGRLSETSRKTGIKEAALVGGVACNGTLRQEMKKIFGEKAYFPRPGLCTDNAAMIAMAGYKRKGKNLTHFPRMEPSRGL; encoded by the coding sequence ATGATCACTTTAGGAATAGAATCGTCCTGCGATGAAACTTCAGTCGCAATACTTGAAGACCAGAAAATAGTTGTAAACCATATCTACTCTCAGGTAGAGCACACCAGCTTTGGAGGAGTAGTACCTGAGATAGCCTCCAGGGCTCATCTGGAAAAGATCGACAGGCTGACACTTTCAGCCCTGAAAGAATCATCACTTACCCTTCGGGATATTGACCTCATTGCAGTCACAGACAGCCCCGGTCTTGCCGGAGCGCTTCTGGTGGGGGTCAGCTTTGCCATGGGAATTCATAACGGATGGGGTATACCGATCACAGGAGTAAACCATCTCGAGGGCCATATATTCTCAGCGATGCTTGAAAACCCTCAGCTTCAGTTCCCTTTTCTCGCGCTGGTGGTTTCCGGGGGACATACGGCAATTTACAAGGTCCTTGACACTGGAGATTATACCTGCCTTGGACAGACCGTAGATGACGCTGCCGGAGAAGCATTTGACAAAGTGGGAAAACTGCTGGGATTTGAATATCCTGCCGGACGGTCAATTGAGCAGGAAGCGGCAGTTTCACCGGAGGACACAGGGATTACCTTTCCGGTTGCAAGAGTCAGCGGAGGCCCCTTCGATTTCAGCTTTTCAGGGTTGAAAACTGCTGTCAAGTATTTTCTGGCCGGGAAAGACAGCACCTTTATAAAAGAGAACCGCCCCGCGATATGCAAAGCTTTCCAGAAAGCAGTCATAGATTCTCTTCTTGGGCGGCTTTCGGAGACATCACGGAAAACCGGAATCAAGGAAGCAGCCCTGGTGGGAGGTGTAGCCTGTAACGGAACATTACGACAGGAGATGAAAAAAATCTTCGGGGAGAAAGCATACTTCCCCAGGCCGGGTCTCTGTACGGATAACGCGGCGATGATCGCCATGGCAGGATACAAAAGAAAAGGAAAAAACCTGACTCATTTCCCCCGCATGGAACCATCCAGGGGTCTTTGA
- a CDS encoding response regulator yields MFQVLIVEDDSELREVLRRSLIRLGCQVSIAESSEEGLDKLSSEKYDAVFASLCVRAKGGRCVARFVKNQGSNTKFFLVTGWKGELESKLLKLDGIHEIIHKPINFSEIRDKVLEILG; encoded by the coding sequence ATGTTTCAGGTTTTAATTGTCGAAGATGATTCTGAGTTAAGAGAGGTTCTTAGAAGATCTTTGATCCGCTTGGGGTGTCAGGTCAGTATTGCTGAAAGTTCCGAGGAAGGCCTGGATAAGCTCAGTAGTGAGAAATATGACGCGGTTTTTGCTTCACTCTGTGTAAGAGCCAAAGGGGGGCGCTGCGTTGCCCGTTTTGTGAAAAATCAGGGCTCCAACACCAAGTTTTTCCTGGTAACCGGGTGGAAGGGTGAACTGGAGTCAAAGCTTCTTAAGCTGGACGGGATCCACGAGATAATTCATAAGCCGATAAATTTCAGTGAAATTCGCGATAAGGTCCTCGAAATTCTGGGTTAA